Proteins from a genomic interval of Rickettsia sp. Oklahoma-10:
- the uvrC gene encoding excinuclease ABC subunit UvrC has protein sequence MTSDATGSELIKSRLVDAPECPGVYRMYDVNKQVIYVGKAKNLKKRLTNYIKLDLDNKTLQMIANTRFVEYSITNSEVEALLLEAQLIKKFQPKFNILLKDDKSFPFIKLRLDHDFPQLLKYRGRILSDGKFFGPFASPTAVNTTLTELQKIFKLRSCTDNYFNSRTRPCLQYEIKRCYAPCVGKINKKDYAELVIQVQAFLQGCTKELQQNLSQKMEELSSQMCFEEAAEIRDRIKALSYVQLKAGISDIVKDADIIAIVEKNGHYCVEVFLYRAGQACGNIPYFPTSTENSTKEEVLKYFLLQFYQKQQLPSEIIINNEVDDKEDVIAAIKKINNITKLNIIMPISGGKAKLVQNATTNALFSIEQYLKKFTKNQEIMLEIKELFDLSEIPERIEIYDNSHIQGKFAVGVMVVASKSGFDKKEYRVFSLSSRNLIAGSSTLIHNLDSVVKPWDDTNGIYNVVVGDDYEMLRQVLTRRLTRLNQESYKLPSLMIIDGGRGHLGVVKEVMDKFKINIPFVCMSKGSDRNAGLEQFHMIGKEVFTLDKNLSVMKYLQILRDEAHSFAIRNHRLGRSRAIKLSSLDDIEGIGEARKKSLLHYFGSYKAVCDATIDELVKVNGISKSLAELIFRTLHKFN, from the coding sequence ATGACCTCAGATGCTACCGGAAGTGAGTTAATTAAATCTAGACTTGTAGATGCTCCTGAATGTCCAGGGGTTTACCGAATGTATGACGTTAACAAGCAAGTTATCTATGTCGGTAAAGCTAAAAATTTAAAAAAGCGTCTTACTAATTATATTAAACTAGATTTAGATAATAAGACGCTTCAGATGATTGCAAATACTCGTTTTGTAGAATATAGCATCACTAATTCCGAAGTTGAGGCACTGCTTTTAGAAGCGCAGCTAATCAAAAAATTTCAGCCAAAATTTAATATTCTTCTTAAGGACGACAAGTCTTTTCCTTTTATCAAGTTACGTTTAGATCATGATTTTCCACAATTGCTAAAATATCGGGGTAGAATTCTAAGTGATGGCAAGTTTTTTGGTCCTTTTGCTTCGCCTACGGCGGTTAATACTACTTTGACCGAACTACAAAAAATTTTTAAATTACGTTCCTGCACAGATAATTACTTTAATTCACGTACTCGTCCTTGCTTACAATATGAAATAAAACGTTGTTATGCTCCTTGTGTCGGTAAGATAAATAAAAAAGATTATGCAGAGCTAGTAATACAGGTGCAAGCTTTCTTACAAGGTTGTACTAAGGAACTCCAACAGAACCTATCTCAAAAGATGGAAGAGCTAAGTAGTCAGATGTGTTTTGAGGAGGCAGCAGAAATTAGAGATCGTATTAAAGCACTTAGTTATGTGCAGCTTAAAGCAGGTATCTCAGATATTGTTAAAGATGCAGATATAATCGCTATTGTAGAAAAGAACGGACATTATTGCGTAGAAGTGTTTTTATATAGGGCAGGGCAGGCATGTGGTAATATTCCTTATTTTCCTACTTCCACAGAAAATAGCACTAAAGAGGAAGTGCTAAAATATTTTTTATTGCAATTTTATCAAAAACAACAATTACCATCGGAGATTATTATTAATAATGAGGTTGATGATAAAGAGGATGTTATAGCAGCAATTAAGAAAATCAATAATATTACTAAACTCAATATTATAATGCCTATTAGTGGAGGTAAAGCCAAGCTAGTTCAAAATGCCACAACAAATGCTTTGTTTTCTATTGAGCAATATTTGAAGAAATTTACAAAAAATCAAGAGATTATGCTTGAAATTAAAGAATTATTTGATCTTTCTGAGATTCCTGAAAGAATAGAAATTTACGATAATAGTCATATTCAAGGTAAGTTTGCTGTCGGAGTTATGGTTGTTGCCAGTAAGTCAGGTTTTGATAAAAAGGAATATCGGGTTTTCTCATTGTCATCCCGCAACTTGATCGCGGGATCGAGTACATTGATACACAATCTGGATTCCGTGGTCAAGCCATGGGATGACACCAACGGTATATACAATGTTGTGGTGGGTGATGATTATGAGATGTTAAGACAAGTTCTAACAAGGAGGCTTACAAGATTAAATCAAGAGTCATATAAATTGCCAAGCTTAATGATTATAGACGGTGGTAGGGGACATTTAGGCGTTGTTAAAGAGGTAATGGATAAATTTAAAATAAATATTCCTTTTGTTTGTATGTCAAAAGGTTCTGATAGAAATGCTGGTCTTGAGCAATTCCATATGATAGGTAAGGAAGTATTTACTTTGGATAAGAATTTGTCAGTTATGAAATATTTGCAAATCTTACGAGATGAAGCTCATAGTTTTGCTATAAGGAATCATAGACTAGGTAGATCGCGTGCCATCAAATTATCAAGTCTTGATGACATAGAGGGTATAGGTGAGGCTCGTAAAAAATCATTGCTGCATTACTTCGGTTCATACAAAGCAGTGTGCGATGCAACTATAGATGAGCTTGTTAAAGTCAATGGAATTAGTAAATCACTTGCTGAGCTGATTTTTAGAACATTGCATAAGTTTAACTAA
- a CDS encoding copper chaperone PCu(A)C produces the protein MLKTLLISFITLICLVSYADNQTVQNPNSTNSSYESINLLPAAVAVNFIQPWARPTAANVQGKVSNSAMYFTLVNSRSSSYNLVNISADIANKIELHQTITDESGVSKMVKVDYPFLISGDINVDFKPGGMHIMLYDLKGPLNVGSSFKITFFFDDNTRKTVDVKVANDNPYNTVRN, from the coding sequence ATGCTAAAAACATTGTTAATTAGTTTTATAACTTTAATTTGTCTGGTAAGCTATGCTGATAACCAAACAGTTCAAAATCCTAATTCTACAAATTCTTCTTATGAGTCCATTAACCTATTACCTGCAGCGGTAGCTGTTAACTTTATACAGCCTTGGGCAAGACCTACTGCAGCAAATGTACAAGGTAAGGTTAGCAATTCTGCTATGTATTTTACATTAGTAAATAGTAGAAGTAGTAGTTATAATTTAGTGAATATATCTGCAGATATCGCAAATAAAATAGAACTGCATCAAACAATTACTGATGAGAGTGGTGTTAGTAAGATGGTAAAAGTAGATTATCCGTTTTTAATTTCTGGTGATATTAACGTTGATTTTAAGCCTGGTGGTATGCATATTATGCTTTATGATTTAAAAGGACCTTTAAATGTAGGAAGCAGTTTTAAAATAACTTTTTTCTTTGATGATAATACACGAAAAACAGTGGATGTTAAAGTAGCAAATGACAATCCGTATAATACAGTGAGGAATTAG
- a CDS encoding DNA alkylation repair protein, translated as MNNNELDTTFAIAKLLLNNKHDLMRKAVGWLDVK; from the coding sequence ATCAATAATAATGAATTAGATACGACTTTTGCAATAGCAAAATTACTCTTAAACAATAAACATGATTTAATGCGTAAAGCAGTAGGTTGGTTGGATGTTAAGTGA
- a CDS encoding DNA alkylation repair protein, producing the protein MRENLQQIGNILLSLDTISLECRTLFFKTREGDYGEHDRVIGVIVPTLHKVAKSYYLAIR; encoded by the coding sequence ATGAGAGAAAATTTACAACAAATTGGGAATATTTTGCTTAGCTTAGATACTATTTCTTTAGAATGTAGAACGCTATTCTTCAAAACTAGGGAAGGAGATTATGGAGAGCATGATCGGGTTATTGGAGTTATCGTGCCAACTTTACATAAGGTAGCTAAAAGTTATTATTTAGCAATTAGATAA
- a CDS encoding methylated-DNA--[protein]-cysteine S-methyltransferase: protein MDMKINNVLKSAWLDTPIGSILAISNEERLYLLDFAESKGVENKVKRLKIKTKSVIIEGRTKPLSSIEEELKSYFTGTLKKFDTPIYILGSEFQKLVWQELMNIPYGETRSYFAQAKVMGRERSYRAVANANGANKFAIIIPCHRIINNNGELGGYGSGPDRKKWLIEHERKFTTNWEYFA from the coding sequence ATGGATATGAAAATTAATAATGTTTTAAAATCAGCTTGGCTTGATACTCCGATTGGTTCCATCCTAGCAATTAGCAATGAAGAGAGACTTTATTTGCTCGATTTTGCTGAAAGTAAAGGAGTAGAGAATAAAGTTAAGAGACTTAAGATTAAAACAAAATCAGTTATTATTGAAGGTCGCACTAAACCGCTTTCATCAATCGAAGAGGAGCTTAAATCGTATTTTACCGGTACTTTAAAAAAATTTGATACGCCTATATATATTTTAGGAAGCGAGTTTCAAAAATTAGTATGGCAAGAGCTAATGAATATACCTTATGGTGAAACAAGAAGTTACTTTGCTCAAGCTAAAGTAATGGGTAGGGAAAGATCTTATAGAGCCGTTGCAAATGCTAATGGTGCAAATAAATTCGCTATAATTATTCCGTGTCACCGCATCATCAACAATAACGGTGAGCTTGGTGGTTACGGTTCAGGGCCAGATCGTAAAAAATGGCTTATTGAGCATGAGAGAAAATTTACAACAAATTGGGAATATTTTGCTTAG
- the secA gene encoding preprotein translocase subunit SecA, with product MLSILTKFFGTANDRTVKKLFSEITKINSLEPVIQKLSDEELKHKTVEFKEKLKNGATLDDIVYEAFAVVREAARRVCGMRHFDVQLIGGLILHRGMIAEMRTGEGKTLVATLPAYLNALTGKGVHIVTVNDYLVRRDSASMGKIYHFLGLSVGCIVAGMPDEIKRAAYNADITHATNNELGFDYLRDNMKYSIQERVLRPFNFAIIDEVDSILIDEARTPLVISGPVNDNSELYGKIDKIIRKLNASDFEKDEKLKTINLTEPGITHIESLLSKENIIKSGSSLYDFENLTLVHYVNQALRAHNMFDVDVDYLVRDGKVMIIDEFTGRVMEGRRYSEGLHQALEAKENVKIQNENQTLASITFQNYFRNYPKLSGMTGTAMTEAPELKDIYNLDVVAVPTHNKVTRIDLDDEIYGSKKEKYDAILKLIKDCYDRGQPILVGTISIEKSEELSSILNKEKIPHKVLNAKFHEQEAFIIAQAGRFRAVTIATNMAGRGTDIMLGGNPEMLIEQLDKDHSYEAKIAEIKAQIAEEKKQVIEAGGLFVIGTERHESRRIDNQLRGRSGRQGDPGKTKFFLSLDDDLMRIFASERISGVLRTLGLKDGEAIHHPMISRSLEKAQQKVEGHNYEIRKNLLRFDDVMNDQRKIIYEQRTEIIKSKDSYGFLNSTTEELAKKIVLTFMPPGSYREDWDIDNLSLELHRVFSIKFDHNLVNKNDVTEEEMTKSVIQVAHDIYKSKEEAYSSELMHNAVKYILLTTLDQVWKDHLYSLDHLRQGISLRAYAQKDPLSEYKREAFNLFEQMLNNLKELFIQTVYHFHIDLKHIQKEDVLLDRKKLQKNMQESREDPAFSKYNAGSSIETDLKPIVSRIDPKDRNPEDPTSWGRVSRNELCPCGSGKKYKYCHGANE from the coding sequence ATGCTTTCTATATTAACAAAATTTTTTGGTACTGCAAATGATCGTACTGTAAAAAAACTATTTTCCGAGATTACAAAGATTAACTCGCTTGAACCTGTTATACAAAAATTGTCAGATGAGGAGTTAAAGCATAAAACTGTAGAGTTTAAAGAAAAGCTTAAAAATGGAGCAACTTTAGACGATATAGTATATGAGGCATTTGCAGTAGTGAGGGAAGCAGCTAGAAGAGTTTGTGGTATGCGTCATTTCGACGTTCAGCTTATAGGGGGGCTTATATTACATCGAGGCATGATTGCCGAAATGCGTACCGGTGAGGGTAAAACATTAGTTGCAACGCTTCCTGCATATTTAAATGCTTTGACCGGAAAAGGAGTACATATTGTGACAGTTAATGATTATTTAGTACGTCGTGATTCTGCATCTATGGGTAAAATTTATCACTTTTTAGGTTTATCGGTTGGATGTATTGTTGCCGGTATGCCTGATGAGATAAAACGAGCTGCCTATAATGCTGATATTACCCATGCAACAAATAATGAACTTGGCTTTGATTATTTAAGAGATAATATGAAGTATAGCATACAAGAGCGAGTACTTCGTCCTTTTAATTTTGCTATTATTGATGAAGTTGATTCGATCTTGATAGATGAAGCTAGAACGCCACTCGTTATATCAGGTCCGGTTAATGATAATTCAGAATTATATGGTAAAATTGATAAAATTATAAGAAAGCTTAATGCAAGTGATTTTGAAAAAGATGAAAAATTAAAAACTATCAACTTAACGGAACCGGGTATTACACATATAGAATCGCTTTTAAGTAAAGAAAATATTATAAAGTCTGGTTCCAGTTTATATGATTTTGAGAATTTAACTTTAGTGCATTATGTTAACCAAGCCTTAAGAGCTCATAATATGTTTGACGTCGATGTAGATTATTTAGTAAGAGATGGTAAAGTAATGATTATAGATGAGTTTACCGGTCGTGTAATGGAGGGACGTAGATATTCGGAAGGGTTACATCAAGCATTAGAAGCAAAAGAAAATGTGAAAATTCAAAATGAAAACCAAACTCTTGCATCCATTACTTTTCAAAACTATTTCCGTAATTATCCTAAATTATCAGGTATGACCGGTACGGCTATGACCGAAGCACCTGAACTAAAAGACATATATAATCTTGATGTAGTTGCAGTGCCAACCCATAACAAAGTAACAAGGATTGATCTTGATGATGAGATTTACGGTAGTAAAAAAGAAAAATATGATGCTATCTTAAAACTGATTAAAGATTGTTATGATCGTGGTCAGCCTATACTTGTTGGTACGATAAGCATAGAAAAATCAGAAGAACTTTCAAGCATTTTAAATAAAGAAAAAATCCCTCATAAAGTATTAAATGCTAAATTTCATGAGCAGGAAGCTTTTATTATTGCTCAAGCAGGTAGGTTTAGGGCAGTAACGATTGCAACTAATATGGCAGGACGCGGTACTGATATTATGCTTGGCGGTAACCCTGAAATGTTAATAGAGCAGCTGGATAAAGATCATAGTTATGAAGCTAAAATAGCTGAAATAAAAGCTCAAATTGCTGAAGAAAAGAAGCAGGTTATTGAAGCGGGTGGGTTATTTGTAATAGGTACGGAAAGACATGAAAGCCGTAGGATAGATAATCAGCTAAGAGGAAGATCAGGGAGACAGGGTGATCCAGGCAAAACTAAGTTTTTTTTATCGCTTGATGATGATTTAATGCGTATTTTTGCTTCAGAACGTATATCAGGGGTTCTTAGAACACTTGGATTAAAAGACGGAGAGGCTATTCATCATCCGATGATTAGTCGTTCACTTGAGAAAGCTCAGCAAAAGGTCGAAGGCCATAATTACGAGATACGTAAAAATTTATTACGTTTTGATGATGTAATGAATGACCAACGTAAAATAATATATGAGCAACGTACCGAAATTATCAAATCTAAAGATAGTTATGGTTTCTTAAATAGTACTACTGAAGAGCTCGCCAAAAAAATAGTGCTAACTTTTATGCCACCAGGATCTTACAGAGAAGATTGGGATATAGACAATTTAAGTCTAGAATTACATCGTGTCTTTTCTATAAAATTTGATCATAATTTAGTAAATAAAAATGATGTAACGGAAGAAGAAATGACCAAATCTGTTATACAAGTTGCACATGATATATATAAGTCAAAAGAAGAAGCTTACAGTAGCGAGTTAATGCATAATGCTGTAAAATATATTTTACTAACTACTCTTGATCAAGTTTGGAAAGATCATTTATATAGCTTAGATCATTTAAGACAAGGTATATCTCTTAGAGCTTATGCACAAAAAGATCCTCTTAGCGAGTATAAAAGAGAAGCATTTAATTTATTTGAGCAGATGCTTAATAATTTAAAAGAATTATTTATTCAAACAGTATATCACTTCCATATTGACTTAAAACATATTCAAAAGGAAGATGTTTTGCTTGATCGTAAAAAACTCCAAAAAAATATGCAGGAAAGTCGGGAAGATCCAGCATTTAGTAAATATAATGCAGGAAGTAGCATTGAGACAGATCTTAAACCTATTGTATCACGCATTGACCCAAAAGATAGAAATCCTGAAGATCCTACCAGTTGGGGTAGGGTATCCCGTAATGAGCTATGCCCATGCGGTTCAGGTAAGAAATATAAATATTGTCATGGTGCAAATGAATAG
- a CDS encoding foldase protein PrsA has protein sequence MKKLSVIFLSVSMLSGIAFADKDKVVATYKGGEVKESQIMKEFKPQLNIQSGETIKSFNDFSPQDQEKLIKIYVNNILLKEEVAKSNITSSKEFQEKLENAKNQLAQQELLANYIKSHITDQMFDDEYNKYVDNLKGKEQIKVAHILVKSQKEANEIKTKLSKGGNFTKLAEESSLDKASASNGGVIGDIILNQPGQLVPEFEKKAFALKVNEISTPVKTDFGWHIIKVLEKKPVPIPTKEEAKVTIDNILATAILKKYISDLEAKADLKIMLPKADGKAKE, from the coding sequence ATGAAAAAATTATCTGTTATATTTTTATCAGTTAGCATGCTTTCCGGCATTGCTTTTGCCGATAAAGATAAGGTAGTTGCTACCTATAAAGGCGGTGAAGTAAAAGAATCGCAAATCATGAAAGAATTTAAACCACAGCTTAATATTCAATCAGGCGAAACAATCAAAAGTTTCAATGATTTTTCACCACAAGATCAGGAAAAATTAATAAAAATTTATGTTAATAATATTTTATTAAAAGAAGAGGTTGCTAAGTCAAACATTACATCCTCTAAAGAATTCCAAGAAAAACTTGAAAATGCCAAAAATCAATTAGCTCAACAAGAATTACTAGCAAATTATATAAAATCTCACATTACGGATCAGATGTTCGATGACGAGTATAATAAATATGTTGACAATCTTAAAGGTAAAGAACAAATAAAAGTTGCTCATATTTTAGTGAAATCCCAAAAAGAAGCAAATGAAATAAAAACTAAATTAAGCAAAGGTGGAAATTTTACTAAGCTTGCAGAAGAGTCATCTCTTGATAAAGCTTCAGCTTCAAATGGTGGCGTTATTGGTGACATTATACTAAATCAACCTGGACAGTTAGTACCAGAATTTGAAAAGAAAGCTTTTGCTTTAAAAGTAAATGAAATTTCAACTCCTGTAAAAACCGATTTTGGCTGGCATATTATCAAAGTACTTGAGAAAAAACCTGTTCCTATCCCAACAAAAGAAGAAGCAAAAGTAACTATTGATAATATATTAGCGACAGCAATACTAAAGAAATATATTTCTGATTTAGAAGCTAAAGCCGATTTAAAAATTATGTTACCTAAAGCAGATGGCAAAGCCAAAGAGTAA
- the acpS gene encoding holo-ACP synthase, translating to MFIGIGTDIVHIPRIEKILHLYPELFAKKILTLKELKQFDLLGKSNNRAAFLAKRFAAKEAVSKAFGVGIGQGINFQDITIINDDLGKPIAEVSSDYTKKYSSFNIHLSLSDDYPVCVAFAVVEGL from the coding sequence ATGTTTATCGGTATCGGTACTGATATAGTACACATTCCTAGAATAGAAAAAATATTACATTTATATCCGGAACTTTTTGCTAAAAAAATTCTAACTTTAAAGGAATTAAAACAGTTTGATTTATTGGGTAAATCAAACAACCGTGCTGCTTTTTTAGCAAAGCGTTTTGCTGCTAAAGAAGCTGTTAGTAAAGCCTTTGGAGTCGGTATAGGTCAAGGTATAAATTTTCAAGATATTACTATAATAAATGATGATTTAGGCAAGCCTATAGCAGAAGTTAGTTCAGACTATACAAAAAAATATTCTTCTTTTAATATTCACCTTTCTCTTTCTGATGATTATCCTGTATGTGTAGCATTTGCTGTGGTTGAGGGTTTGTAG
- the rpoZ gene encoding DNA-directed RNA polymerase subunit omega: MARITTEDCNKIISDRFRLVVLATRYAKLLNYKVDTSQSKKEKRDKPPVIALRRIAAGKVSIAQLEQDLINSLCTRTMVEPLVNQDDLENVEEKFEYLPEVYIGEDYSDLDDQIFIDENGEYYETDK, encoded by the coding sequence ATGGCAAGAATTACGACAGAAGATTGTAATAAAATTATATCAGATAGGTTTCGGCTTGTTGTCCTAGCAACAAGATATGCTAAATTATTAAATTATAAAGTAGACACTAGTCAAAGCAAAAAAGAAAAGCGTGATAAGCCCCCTGTTATCGCATTACGTAGAATTGCTGCCGGAAAAGTATCGATAGCTCAGTTAGAACAAGACTTAATAAATAGTCTGTGTACAAGAACTATGGTAGAGCCGCTTGTTAATCAAGATGACTTGGAAAATGTAGAAGAAAAATTTGAGTATTTACCTGAAGTTTATATCGGTGAAGATTATTCTGATTTAGATGATCAAATCTTTATTGATGAGAACGGTGAATATTATGAAACAGATAAGTAA
- the murA gene encoding UDP-N-acetylglucosamine 1-carboxyvinyltransferase, whose amino-acid sequence MQKLIIHGGKPLRGSINVSGAKNAVLPIMAASILTDKLHITNVPKLTDVSTMKDLLRSHGADIEIIEHQDECELIINTDNINNFTADYEIVRKMRASIWVLGPLLTKYGKAKVSLPGGCAIGARQVDMHIAVLKAMGAIIEIEGGYINASSKGPLKGTHFVFDKVSVGATINAILAAVLAEGETMLFNCGREPEIVDLCNCLIKIGADIIGVGTSEITIKGKNSLNKARYKVLSDRIEAGTYMFAAAITKGNVKICGIDYRIIENIALKLIETGIKVVPIDNGVQVIYAGKLSSVDLETNPYPGFATDLQAQFMSLMTLSSGVSMITENIFENRFMHVPELCRMGADIVVRGNKAIVRGVKMLKGAEVMASDLRASVSLILAGLSTNSKTVLHRIYHLDRGFQDLEKKLSNCGADIKRV is encoded by the coding sequence ATGCAGAAATTAATTATTCACGGAGGTAAACCTCTCAGAGGTAGTATTAATGTTAGCGGTGCTAAAAATGCTGTGCTACCTATTATGGCAGCATCTATTCTTACCGATAAACTGCATATTACTAATGTCCCAAAATTAACAGATGTTAGTACTATGAAAGATTTGCTAAGAAGTCACGGAGCAGATATTGAAATAATAGAACACCAAGATGAATGTGAGCTTATAATTAATACTGACAATATAAATAACTTTACTGCAGATTATGAAATAGTGCGTAAAATGAGAGCGTCGATTTGGGTACTTGGTCCTTTGCTTACCAAATACGGTAAAGCAAAAGTATCGCTTCCAGGCGGTTGTGCTATCGGGGCAAGGCAAGTAGATATGCATATTGCAGTATTAAAAGCTATGGGGGCCATAATTGAAATAGAAGGTGGTTATATTAACGCTTCGAGTAAAGGACCTTTAAAAGGCACACATTTTGTTTTTGATAAAGTTTCAGTTGGTGCTACGATTAATGCAATACTTGCAGCTGTTTTAGCAGAAGGTGAAACAATGCTTTTTAATTGTGGCCGAGAGCCGGAAATAGTTGATTTATGTAATTGTCTTATTAAAATTGGCGCTGATATTATAGGTGTCGGTACTAGTGAAATAACAATTAAAGGTAAAAATTCTTTAAATAAAGCACGCTATAAAGTACTGTCTGATCGTATTGAAGCCGGTACGTATATGTTTGCGGCAGCTATTACTAAAGGTAATGTGAAAATTTGTGGCATTGATTATCGTATTATAGAAAATATAGCTTTAAAACTTATTGAAACAGGTATAAAAGTTGTGCCTATAGATAATGGTGTGCAGGTAATTTATGCAGGAAAGTTAAGTTCAGTTGATTTAGAAACTAATCCATATCCTGGATTTGCTACAGATTTACAAGCTCAATTTATGAGTCTGATGACGCTTAGCAGCGGTGTTTCAATGATCACTGAGAATATTTTTGAAAACCGTTTTATGCATGTTCCTGAATTATGTAGAATGGGAGCAGATATAGTAGTACGAGGTAATAAGGCTATAGTTCGAGGTGTAAAAATGTTAAAAGGAGCAGAAGTTATGGCAAGTGACCTTAGAGCTTCCGTATCACTAATTTTAGCAGGTCTTAGTACTAATAGCAAAACGGTATTACACCGAATATATCACTTAGATCGTGGATTCCAAGATTTAGAAAAAAAATTAAGTAATTGCGGTGCGGATATAAAAAGGGTATAA